Genomic segment of Paenibacillus sp. FSL R5-0912:
GGATCTATGCTCTTCCGCCGTATCAAACAGCAGGGGAGCGTACATCAGGTTCTCCATAATATGGCGGGCAATTCTCTGAATGCAGTCCAGCTTGTCCAGATCTGCACAGCGGAGCAGCAGCGGACCAATTCTACGCCAGTGAAGAACCTTCGATAATGTAATTATCTATACACAAATCATAGAAGAAGCCTTCCTCCTGCCCTATAGCCTGAGTGATCCGGTCAAGCTGCTGCATCGCAATAAGCTGGTGCCCATGAACGATATTACTAAGTGTCCCGGAATGAAGCTGGGAGCGCTTGGCGAAATTGGGTTATCGTCAAAGCTTCTGGGTGGACAAGCTAAATATGTACATTTATCAATTAATCTCGCTAGCCCGCGCCTGAGCCTCCGCCTCCATATATTCCTGGATAATCATACTGCCGCCGCTGGTCTGCCATTTCTCGACCTCACTGGCGAAGCCGTCCGCATCGATCTTGCCCAGAATATAATTATAGGTAGCATCCACGATAATGGCTGACAGCTCGGCGTTCTTCTCATCATAAGTAGCGGAGGTTAAACGTACTGTCGGGTCATCGACCAGGAACTGCTCATTATCCTGGCTGAGCTGGTCGGCAAGGGCCGTCAGCTGCTCCTTCTGCGCGACCTCCATAATATTATTGTTGCCGATATCGGCAATCATCAGGGAATAGAGCGGATTCACCTCGAATACGCGCAGCTGGGAGGTTTCCTCTGGAAGGATCACCTTCCCCTCCCCATCGAGCTGATAATGCCGGCCCTCGAAGCCGTACACCATCAGGTTGGCTACATCCTTATCCATCGTACGGTCAAAGAACCCGAGTACCTGTTTCAGTTCCTGCTCTGTGGCAATGGCTTTTTTGGAGAAAAGATACAGGCCGTTGTACTTGGGAATCGACCATACCTTGTACCCGTCCGGCCCCTTGATCCGGTTAATGAGGGTAAGCTCCGCCTTGGGGTTAATGGCCTTGGCCTCAATGGAGAGCCGCTGCACGTCTGTCATACTCCCGATGAATATCCCTGCCGTCCCGCGGATGAACTTATCCCGCTGTACCTCCTTGCTCGTCAGGGCGAAATCCTGGTTGATAATCCCCTCGTTATATAATTTGCGCATGAAATTCATGGTGTCCATGTATTCAGAGGTGGCGAATTCCGGAATGAACCGGTTGTTCTCAATCTTCCAGTTATTCGGCGTGCCGAAATAGGAGCTTAACGTCTTGAATACCCCGTACACCAGGTCATTCCGGTCTACCAGTCCGAGGGTATCCGCTTTGCCGTTCCCGTCCGGATCATTATAGGTGAACTGCTTCATCACCTCGTACAGCTCATCCAGTGTCCCCGGGTGACTCAGGTGCAGATGCTCCAGCCAGTCCTTACGGATAATAATTCCCTGCCTGGAAGCGGGTCTTTCCGTATAGAGGCCATAAATCCCCCCGTCCACTGTGGTCTGCTTAAGGATAGAAGCATCCAGCTGGCGCAGATTCGGGAACTCCTCCAAGTACGGGCCAATCTCCCAAAAAGCGTCGGAACGGATCATATTCTTGACCGGATTATAATCGGTGAATTTGACAAATGTAACTTTGCCGAGGGCACCGTTGGTCAGCGCCGTATTCATTTTGTCCGTGTATACGCCCTCCGGCACCCAGGTAATATTCAGCTGCGTTCCGGTCAATCTCTCAATCTCGGCGATAAGATCCTTGGAAGGCGTTTGCGGGAAATGCAGCGGTGCCAGAATCGAGATAGACGGTTTCTCCCCGGAAGTATCTGAAGGGGTAGAGTTATCCTCACTGCAAGCGCTTAACAAACTGAACGAGAGTAATAGACTTAAGCAGCATACAAGAGTCACCTTCCTGCCCGCCATTCCTTTGAACATTTCATAACCTCCCAAAATCGAAATATTTATATACATTAAGGCCCTATTTATTGAATAATTTAGTATGTAGAGAGATTATTAGAGAAAATGATTATTGCGGCACCAGATGATTATTGTTATTATCCTTCGTGATGCATACACTTAAAGCAGCGATTACGACTACTTCATGCAAAGGTGCTGAACCCGGTGAAACATTTAAGCTTTCTGAGTAAATTAACGATGTTCGCTTTTGCCATCAGCATCCTGCCGGTGCTGTTCATTGGTTCTTTCTCTTATTTCACATCCTCCAAGGAAATTCAAAAAAATGTTAACAAAAGCAAAATGGAACTTATTTTACAAATTACCTCAAATGTAGAACATAAGCTTACCACTGTCAACCAGACCTTGAATCAGGTAGTGAACTCCTCTGTGCTGAAAAAAGCGCTCAATAACCCGCTAAATGTAACCGATTTCATTTTATATAATGACATAAGAAATGAAATCCGCAACATGCAATCTTTCGATACGAAGCTGGAGGATGTCATTCTATTAAATCAGCGGCAGAACTGGATGATCAAGAATTCCGGACTCTACCGCCTGAATGAATACCAGAATTACGAGCAGCTCACGAACCTGATGAATATTCAAGGCACATCGTCCTGGGTGCTGAATCCCTCCTCCCTGTTCTACAGCGAAGAGAGTATTAACGTTACCGGCTGCAATTACAGCATCAGCCTGATTAAGAAGCTCCCTACCACCAAGCTCCAGAAATACGGGCTCGCCATGGCCAATATTCCCGCCTGCAGTCTCCAGGATTTCATCAACTCCGATGTGCAGCCGCTGGACAGCATTATTATGCTGGACGAATCCGGTCGGATTCTGCTCCATCCTGATCGTAACCTGATCGGCCAGCCCGCCGAAGCAGGGGGATTCACGGGCTTCCAGCGGATTGCCGCAGCAGCCGAGCCCTCAGGGCAATTCAAAACCGAAATCAACAAAGAAGATTATTCCATAACCTATATGCGCTCCCCGCTCAACGGATGGATCTACCTGTCGGTAACTTCCATTGAGAGTCTGACCCGTGAATCCGGCAAAATCGGCACCTATACGGTAGTTGTCTGTACGTTCATGCTGCTGCTGTCTGTGCTGCTGGCGTGGCTGGGCTCCCGGCGTATGTACACTCCGATCGAACGGCTGCTGAATCAGATGGGACAGCGCCGTCCGGGCCTGCGGGCAAGGCATACGGATGAATTCCAGCTCATCGGCGAGCAGGTGCATTCCCTGTTCCAATCCAAATCACAGCTGGAGAAAGAGGTCAGCCAGTACATCGGGCAGGTGCGGACCTTCTTCCTGATTCAGGCCTTTCAGGGCAATCTGAGGAAACGTGAGCTGCTGGAGGAACTGGAGCAATACGGGTACCGCAAGCAGGTGGAGGAATGGAAGACGATGGCTGTCATTACGCTGAGCATCGACTTCTCCGAGGAGAGCAGCTATGAGAAAAAGGATCTCAATCTGCTGTTATTCGCGGCGCATAATATGACCCAGGAATTGGTATCGGAGGATAACAGGCTAACCCCTGTGATGATGGGGCATGCCCTGGCGACCGTAATTGGCAGCAGTGACGGCAATACGGAATCTTTTCACCGTACGCTCTATGCCTTGACGGAGAAGCTGCAGCAGGAGATTAATAATTACCTGAAGCTGCAGGTCAGCATCGGGCTTAGTCTGCCGTTCCACTCTTTTGATAAAATGTCCATTGCCTACAGGGAAGGCCTGGAAGCCTTGAAGCACCGGATCACGCTCGGCAAAGGCATCATCATCCAGTACGAGAACATTAACTCCGGCAAACATTATCTCAATCTGAACTACCCTACCCATACCGAAAATGACCTGATGGATGCCATCAAGCTGGCGGACTGCGATAAGGCGAAGGAATTGCTGCATAAGCTGTTCAAGTGTATATTCGCGCTGGGGCTCTCACCGCAGGAATACCAGATTCCGCTGACGCGGCTGCTGAACAATACGCTCATTATGATGCAGGAATCGGGGATTACGCTGAATCAGATCTATCATGCCAACGGTTCATTGTTCGAAGAGCTGACGGATCTGCATATTGTTGCGGAGATTGAAGACTGGTTCTGGACCATCGTCATCCAGCCGGTCATCGCCATCTTCCACAGCAGGCAGAATGCCCAGTATCATAACATCTCCGAGAAGCTGATCGACATCGTCCAGCATGAGTATGACAAGGATCTAACGCTGGAGGAATGTGCTTCCCGGCTGCATTATAACGCCAACTATATCAGCAGTGTGTTCCGTAAGGAGACCCAGTATTACTTCAGTGACTACCTTACAATGTACCGCTTCAAAATGGCGAAGAAATGGCTGGAGGAAACCGATATGCCGGTGAAGGATATCGCCTCACGACTCAGATACAACAATTCGCAGAACTTCATCCGCTCCTTCCGCAAGCAGGAGGGGATGACTCCCGGCCAATACCGCGACAACTTCAGCTCGAGGCCTAAGGCTGTGCCCGATGATTATTAAAGGCAGGGCCCCCAGGCGCGGATTTGGGCTTACGTGATTTTTTTGACCGGATAAAGAACGTAATAAGTACGCCCAGAATCAGCAGGAGGCCGCCGCCAGCGATCGCAATATTCCTGATATCCGGCACGTATACAGCCAGACGCAGCGGCTCGGAATCCGCAAGTGAAATATGCCACGTCAAGGTATTGCCGTCTTGTTCCGCCGCATTATTAGGCCCGTACAGATCATAGGGAATCGTTAATTTGAAATCCACGGAGAAGGTCCCCATCAGCAGCCGCACAAGAGATTTAGGCACGCTTAAGCTGCCGATGCCATCAATAATTTCATCCGAATAGGCGTTCAGCTTAGGCTGGGCCACTACATCGTAACGGGTATACAGCCATCTGTCCGTCTGCCCGACCTCCGCCTCCACTATATCGAGACTGCTGCCGCTGGACTGCAGCTCCTCGATCGAAGCATAGGATTTCAGAAACTGATATTCTGTAGATTTACCGCTTGCCGTTTTGTTCAGCTCAATCCCTGCGGCCGCGAGCCTTGTGGTCAGGAGCTCCTCTATTTTACCGCTGACCAGCTTCTCCGCCCGGGAATCCAGCAGCAGACTGAAGGCCAGATCGAGAGAACCGTTCTTCTTCACCGTCATATGGGCCGTTCCCTGCGCGCAGCCTGTGAGCAGCAGCACAAGCATCATCATCATTAGTATAGTCTTAACTTTAAATCCGTTCAAACCCTGTTCTTTCAACCACTATCCCTCCATCCGCTGCCTGTTGCTATTGCTTAACCGAACCGGCTAGAGGCGAATCTCCTATCATCCGGAAGGTCACAGTTTAGCTTACCATATGCTCCTGTTGGGAGAAAAGCAAGATTAGCCTCAAGCTTATAAAAGCCCCCGGCCTGTGGTCATCCGTGGCTGGGGGCTTTTTGCGTGCAACAAGCAGTTATTTTTTCAAATGATAAGGCACAGTAGTGATAATTACATTTCTGCGGTACAGCAGGTGCGCGCGGATCAGGAGGCTGGATTGGTTATGCAGGATGTTATGCCAGCCTTTCTTCGGAATGAATTGCGGAACGATTACAGTAACCTGATAATTCGATTCGCTTGCTTTGCGCTGGACGGTATCGATGAACTTGGTCAGCGGATGAATGATACTGCGGTAAGGCGAATACAGCGTCACCAGCCGCACCTCGGGATGGAATTTCTTCCACTTCTCCTCGAATATCACGTCATCCTCCCGTTCAAACGGAATGTGTACCGCAATAATCTGTTCAGCGCCCAGTGATTTGGCATACCGCAGGGAATTCTCCACTACATGCGTAATTCCGGCCACCGGCAGAATAATGATATTCCCTTCAATTGCGAGCGGTGGCTCACCGCAGGTTGTAATCCGAAGCTGATCAGCCACCGATTCATAATGCTTGTGGATGCGGTAGAAGAACAGGATAATCAGCGGCAGGAAGACCAGCACCGGCCAGATTTGCGGGAATTTGGTCAAGAAGAACATAATAGTAACAATGAAGCTGATGAGTGCCCCGGTTGTGTTGATGATCAGCTTGGGCAGCCAGCCCTCCGGCTTCTGCCGGATCCATTTAACCATCATGCCGGTCTGTGAGAGCGTGAAGGGGATGAACACCCCTACCGCATACAGAGGAATCAGATGCTCGGTCCGCCCCTTAAAAGCAATGATCAGAATAATCGACAGGACACCGAGGCTGAGAATTCCGTTAGAGTAGCCCAGCCGGTCGCCGCGGACCGTGAACATCCGGGGAATGAATTTATCCTTGGCCAGATTCACGGCCAGCAGCGGAAACGCTGAATATCCGGTATTGGCGGCCAGGATCAGAATGAGTGCCGTGGTCCCCTGAACGAAGAAATACATGAAGTTCCGTCCGAAGACCTGCTCGGCAATATCGGAAACCACCGTAACCTCTTCCCGTGGAGCAATTCCGTAATAATAAGCCAGGAAGACAATCCCTGAGAATAACAGCGCCAGAAGTATGCCCATCGAAGCCAGTGTCTTGGCCGCATTGTTCGGAGCCGGCGCCTTGAAGTTAGGAATGGCATTCGATATGGCCTCCACACCTGTCAGCGCGGAGCTCCCTGAAGAGAATGCCTTTAGGAGGAGGAACAAGCTGACTCCGGCCACCGGCGTACCCAGGGAGGTATGAAGTTCAGCCGGTACATTGCCGGTCACAATGTTGAACAAGCCAAGCCCGATCATAATGAATAGTGCTAGGACGAACAGATAGACCGGATAAGCCAGGAAAGAGGCCGATTCCGTAACGCCCCGCAAATTCAGTGTCGTAATCAGGAGAACAAAGATGATGGCAATAATCACATTATAAGAATGAAGACTGGGAAAAGCAGAAGTAATGGCATCCGTTCCGGCCGATACACTTACTGCCACGGTCAATATGTAGTCCACCAGCAGGGAGCCGCCAGCCACAAGCCCCGGATATTTGCCTAGGTTCTCCTTGGATACCATATACGCTCCGCCGCCTTGGGGATAGGCAAAAATAATCTGCCTGTAGGAGAGAATCAGCGCCGTCAGCAGTACAAGTACTCCTGCTGCAATAGGAATCGAATACCAGAATGCGGCTGTACTGATCGTAATCAGAACCAGCAGAATCTGCTCGGGACCGTAAGCAACCGAAGACAAGGCATCCGAGGATAGAATGGCAAGAGCTTTGGTTTTGTTTAATTTCTGTTCACCCAGTTGCTCCGACTTCAGCGGCCGTCCAATCAGGAATCTTTTTACCGAAGACTTCATCAGCTCACCCGACTTTTTTTAGGTTTATATTACCCACAGAAAATAAAAAATAATCTGCGTCCCTTATTATACGCTTCTGCGGCAAAAACGGATGATTTTCTTATCACGCTTCCTCTTGGGCTTTCTCTTGGGCTTTCTCTTGAAGCTTTCCTTCGCTACAGCCAGTCCTCTTTAAGCAGCATTCGCAGCGTTTCTACGTGGTCTTTGCCAATTTCGGCTGCAATCTCCGCTTCAATGCTTTGCTTGATCTTCTGCATACTCCTGCAGACCTTAGCGCCACGCGGAGTGAGTACAATCTGCTTGTCACGGCTGTTCCCTTCCTTGGAGGCAGTATCTACATAGCCCTCAGTGAGCAAATTGTTGATCGTTTTTTGCGTCCCCTGGCGGGAAAATGCTGATCAGTCTGCTAATCTCCGAAATGGACAGCATGCTATGCAGCTCAAGCAGGGTGTTCAGCAGGCCATCTCCTCATGGCTTTGCCGAACACCCTTTTCCGGGATTAACGCTATGAATTATTTATTAGGTGCCTGCCCCGCAGCTGTACACTGCCGCCAGTAGAATAGAAGGTTGTGCATCCAGAAGGATACGCAGGTTCTTCAGGCTGCTGATTCACCCGGTACTGCCTTTGTCGGAGCCCTGCTCTATGAGATCAGCCGGCTTGCCCAGCGGCACAAACATGCCAAGCCCTCCTAATACCTTAATCCGCTTGCCCTTAAATTCCGTCTCAAATACCCTGACAATTCCATAATCGGATACCACAGTTCCTTCATTGATCATCCGTTCACCAAACAGTGATAGACCGAGTCCCATTAACGGATTGGCCCCGCTTGCTCTTTCCGATACCTTGTCCAGCACCCAGCTCTTATATCTTTCCTCGGAGGGCTTGGTTGCAGACATTACTCCGCACAGCACCAGAATCGCTGCTGCAGCATACACCAGCATCTTCTTCGCCTGCTTCTTCATAAGCTACAACCTCCGCCACTTTCCTAGCAGACTGTAGACTACCGGAATGAACACCAGAGTCAGCAGCGTCGAGGTACTGAGCCCGCCGATCACAGATATAGCCAGACCTTTGGAGATTACGCCTGAGCCTGACTGGGACAGGGCCAGCGGAATAAGGGCACACACCGTGGCCAGTGCCGTCATTACGATCGGACGAACGCGAACTACGCAGGCTTCCATCACAGCTTCAGTAATCGCCATGCCTGAACGGCGGTTGGTCTCAATTCTCTCCAGCATGACTACGGCATTGGTAACCACAATCCCGATGAGCATGAGCATGCCGATCATTCCGCTCATGGACAGAGATTCTCCGGCCAGATACAGCGCACCAAGTGAGCCAAATGGAACAAACAGCAGCGAAGACAGGATGACCACCGGAGTGATACATCCGCCGAACGTAATGAACAGAACTATAAATACCAGTACAACCGCAAGAAGCATTGCCGTTCCCAGGTCCTTGAAGCCGTCCTGCATCAGCTTCTGGCCGCCTCCAACTTCCCAGCTTACGCCGTCCGGCAGGGACAGGGCTGCCATATCTCCTTTCAGTTCCTTGGTCACAGTTCCGATTTCCTCACCGCTGCTCATGGCTGTCAGCTTCACAGCCAGTTTACCATTCTGATGCTGAATGGTAGCAGGAACCTCTATCACCTCAGCCTCCGCAAGATCTCCCAGCAACGCCGGACCGGACGCGGTAGCAACCTTTATACCCATCAGCGCTTCAGCACCCGCGACATCCTGATTGTAACGAAGAGTGGTCTGATAATGCTGATCCTCCAGATTCAATATGCCTATGGATACCGGCTGCAGCCGGTCTTTGACCTGCTGATAGATTAGCCCGGGACTTACACCTTTTTGCCGGGCGGTATCCTTAAGTGTCAATGTATACTCGTTCTGAAGCTGCGCTGCCGAGGTCGACTGATTCTTCAAATCAGACTTCTGCTCCATCATATCGTAAGCCTGCGCCGAGGCAGCAAGCAGATCGGTCATACTCTCTCCGGACAGAATCACCTCCACATTGCTGCCCGAAGGCGGTCCATCCTTCACAAGCTCATCTATGGTTACACTGGCTGCGGGATACCCGGTTTGCACCAGTGCCGGAAGGCTCTGCTCCAGTTCTTCACGGATACTCTGCATTTCACTTTCACTGCTAAGTCCTACTTGTAATTCAGCGGTATAATCTCCTGTTTTATTTTGCTGCAGCCTTTGAACATTTCCTGATGAGCCTACGAAGGCCTGGACGTATTCCACCTGCTCCATCTTCGTTAACTGCTCCTCCACTATCCGGGCCATAGCATCAGTCTGCTCCAGGGATGCAGTCACCGGGAGATCCAGCCGGATCTTAAGTGCCTGTGAAGCTTCAGAGGGTAAAAAGGATTTGCTTATCGACGACGCAAAAAAGACAGAACCGGCGAGCATTGCCAAGGCTACCAGTAGTACCATTGCCTTGTGAGCTACCGCCTGCTGCAGGAGCCGGGTATATCCTTTGCTGAGGCGGGTGGATTCGCTGTGCTCCGGCAGCTTCTTGAACAGGAGCGCTGCCAGGACAGGAATCAATACGAAGGCAATCAGGAGTGACAGCAGAATGGACACAACGACAGCCAGAGAGAAGGGACGGAAGAATTCCCCGACAATACCCTTCACAAAAGCCAGCGGCACAAATACTACAACGGTTGCTACAGTGGAGGCTGTAACCGCGCCGGCCACCTCTTTGACGGCATGCACCAGAATCTCCGTCCGGCTCTTGTCCGGTTCCTTGCGCAGCCAGCGGAAGATATTCTCTATGACCACTATGCTGTCATCGACAATACGGCCGACAGCCACAGCCATACCGCCCATCGTCATAATATTAAGCGAATAGCCCATACTGTCCAGCACGATAATTGTCCCCATAATGGACAGCGGTAAGGAAATTACCGCAATCAGCGTCGCTCTGATATTGCGGAGGAACAGGAGAATGACCACGATGGTAAACAGGGCACCAAATGCGCCTTCATGCAGAAGGGATTGGACCGATTCCGTCACATCCGCTCCCTGATCGACGATCGTATTGGATTCGAAGGAGACTGTGCTATGGAACGCCTCCAGCTGCTCCTTCACCTGATCCACCACTTCAGCTGTATTGCTGTCCTGGGTTTTGTATACATCCAGCAGTACGGCAGGCTGCCCGTTATAACGGGCAATATTGGCCGCCAGCTCCGTTTCGGTAATTGTGGCAATATCCCGCAGGCGCAGACCCGGTGTAGTTTTTGAGGGAAGCGGCGTATTCTGCAGCGCAGCAAGATCCGCCACCCGGCCCTCCAGATTCACCACAGCTTTGCCGTTCTGCTCGGCAAGAGTGCCCAGCGGCAGGATATATTCCGACTGCTTCAATCCTGTGCTGATATCGGACAGTATGATTCCGCTGGCGGCAGCCTTGGCTTCATCAACGCTGATGACAAGCTGCCGTTCCGACAAGCCGCTGGCATCCACCGAACTGACCCCATCCACCCGGCCAAGCTCCGGCAGAAGGGAAGCAGTAATCTGCTGCTGCAGTCCGGCAGCATCGGCAGAAGCCAGTGCTACCTGGTACACCGGTCTGGCATCAGTGGATATCCGCTTGTATGCCACTGATGCACCTTCAGGAAGTCCCAGCTTCGCTACGGCGCTTTCCACCTCCTGCTCCAGCTTATTCATATCGGTTCCAAATTCATAGGAAGCCTGAATAATGACACCGCCCGCAGACGTTTGGCTGGTTAAGGCATCATAGGGCTGCAAATTTCCTATTGTACTCTCAACAGGCATAGTAATATCACGTTCTATTTCTTCTGCTGAATGATTAAGATGCTTGACCTGTATCACAAGGGCTGGCATCTCCACATTCGGATATTTCTCCTGCTGTATGCCAAAGGCCGACAACACACCGGATACGACCAATGCCAGAGTGAGCATAATTACAGAAGAACGGTTTCTCAATATAAATCGCCACAAGCTATTCATGAAGATTTCTCTCCTTTCGGTTTGAAATCTATCTTAGAATGCTATTGTGTCCTGAGAATGTCCTGCTGCAGCATAACTGTCACAATCGTTCCTTCACCTGAGCGGCTCTGAACAGCAATGGTGCCTCCATGCAGCTCCACGATCTTGCGTACAATTGACAATCCCAGCCCGCTGCTCTTCACTGATCGGTCTCTGGACTTGTCCCCCATGTAGAACCGGTCAAAGATGCGGGGCAGATCCTCCTCACTGATCCCCTGTCCGTTATCGCGGAAGACTACGGTTACTTGTCCCGCCGCTTCCTCTGCGCTGACGGATATCTCCCCGCCGGACGGCGTATATTTCACGCTGTTGGACAGGAGATTATGCCAGACCTGCTCCAGCTGATGCTCATCACCAGCAATTCGTACGGGCTGCAGGTCAGACAGATTAATCTCCAGGGATTTGCCCAGCCACTGGGGCTGCAAAGAAAGGAATACCTTGCGTATCTGCTGGTCCAGCTCGTACTCCCGGACATTCAGCGGACTCTGCATACTCTCTAGTGCAGACAGATGCAGCAGCTTGCTGCTTAACTGGGCCAGCCTGCCGCTCTCCTCTTCAATAATATTCAAATAACGGCGGTTCTGCTCTTCAGGCAGCCGGTTATCGCGGATGGCCGCCGCGAAGCCTTTGATTGAAGTCAGCGGAGACTGAATTTCATGGGATACATTGGAGACAAACTCCTTGCGCAGCTGCTCCACCTGGCTGAGCTCAGCGCTCATCCTGTTGAAGCTCCGGGCCAGCTCCCCGATCTCGTCCTGCCGCTTGTCCGGCACCCGCTCCTCGAAATGACCCTCCGCAATGCGTGTAGTCATTACCGTAAGCCTTTTAATAGGCTTCACCAGCCAGTGAATGGCAATTACATACAGCATGCTGCCGATGAACAGCGCCAGGGCCAACGCCAGAATAAGTGAATTCTTAAGCCGCAGCAGCGCCCCTTTGTACAGGGGTTTCAGAAACAGGGCATATCTATGGCCGTTCATTTCAAAAGGCAGCCCAATGGTCCGTGTACTCTGGATACCCCGTTTGGAGAAATCAAACCGGTGAACGCCCCCGTTCAGCACCTTCTCCACATCTTCCGGGCTGGCAAAGCTCTCCGCCTTGGCTATACCCAGGAATCTCTCCGACCCGTCGCTCCCAAAAAGCACACCCTGTGAGCGCATCGTATAGATTTGCGGCAGCAGTTCATTCCAGTCACCAGTCCGGTTGGACTTATACAGCTCAATCATGGATTTGCCGGACTGGATCAGATCATCCTCCAGCTCATGAAATATCCGGTCTTCATTCACGTTATAGCTGACCACAAAGGCCACAGACAGGCTCACAGCCACCACAATGATAAAGGTTACGATTACGCGGACGTATAGCGTCTTAATCATCGGCGGCTCCTGTCAGCCTGTAGCCCAGGCCGCGGATCGAAGCAATTTCGAACGGCGGCGGGTCGCCTGCGAATTTTTTGCGGAGCTTCTTCACATGTGTATCAATCGTCCGGTCGCTGCCATCAAATTCAAGCCCCCATATATCACTGATCAGCTGCTCTCTGGAAAAGACTTGGCCCGGGCTGCTGACCAGCTTGAACAACAGTTGAAATTCCTTAAGCGGCAGCGTGACGTTTACACCGTTCCAGACTGCTTCCATAGTCCGTATATCCAGTTTTACGCCGCCAACAGAGGCCAGACCTGTCTCGTTGACCTTGGATCTGCGCAGAATGACCTTGACCCGCAGGATCAGCTCTCTAAGATCAAACGGCTTTACTACGTAATCATCCGTGCCCAGCTGAAATCCTTTCACCCGGTCCTCGCTTTCCCCCTTGGCCGTCACCATCAGCACCGGCATATCGTAACGCTCACGGATTTCCCTGCACAGCTCCCAGCCGTCTTTACCGGGCATCATAATATCGATAATGGCAAGCTGGAAGGAATGCCTCTCCATAAGGCCGGAGGCTTCGTTGCCGTCTGCTGCCTGAACTACTTTGTAACCCTCCATCGATAAATACAGCTCAATCAGTTCCCTGATATGGGCATCATCGTCAACAACCAGAATTGAAATCATCCGCTGCCCCTCTCCGCCTCTGCCTCTGCCTCCAGAAGCTAATCATTCACAATATTATAGTGGATTCCCGTTGTAGAATGCACCTAAGATATTATATTTGAACAATCCAGTCATTCCCTGCTGTATTCATCACAGACATATGGGTATAGTGCATAATATGATAAGCAAATATCATACGACTGAAGGAGCAGCTTTTGCATGAACACGAAACAAGAATTCGATAATCTCATGGCATTTGCCAATGATTTAATCAATGAGAATCTCGGTTTTTATTACGATATCAATTACGGCTACTTCCAGCCGGAGACTCATCCGATTGTGGACTTCATAAGGCTCATAGGCAGACGGATTCAGAGCCAGCTGATGCTGATGCCCGCGCTCTACGGTGAGATCGACCAGATGGAGCGGATTTTCTCGGACAACCTGTTCTTTGATGAGTGGGCAGAGGTTACAGAGGACA
This window contains:
- a CDS encoding sensor histidine kinase; the protein is MIKTLYVRVIVTFIIVVAVSLSVAFVVSYNVNEDRIFHELEDDLIQSGKSMIELYKSNRTGDWNELLPQIYTMRSQGVLFGSDGSERFLGIAKAESFASPEDVEKVLNGGVHRFDFSKRGIQSTRTIGLPFEMNGHRYALFLKPLYKGALLRLKNSLILALALALFIGSMLYVIAIHWLVKPIKRLTVMTTRIAEGHFEERVPDKRQDEIGELARSFNRMSAELSQVEQLRKEFVSNVSHEIQSPLTSIKGFAAAIRDNRLPEEQNRRYLNIIEEESGRLAQLSSKLLHLSALESMQSPLNVREYELDQQIRKVFLSLQPQWLGKSLEINLSDLQPVRIAGDEHQLEQVWHNLLSNSVKYTPSGGEISVSAEEAAGQVTVVFRDNGQGISEEDLPRIFDRFYMGDKSRDRSVKSSGLGLSIVRKIVELHGGTIAVQSRSGEGTIVTVMLQQDILRTQ
- a CDS encoding response regulator transcription factor → MISILVVDDDAHIRELIELYLSMEGYKVVQAADGNEASGLMERHSFQLAIIDIMMPGKDGWELCREIRERYDMPVLMVTAKGESEDRVKGFQLGTDDYVVKPFDLRELILRVKVILRRSKVNETGLASVGGVKLDIRTMEAVWNGVNVTLPLKEFQLLFKLVSSPGQVFSREQLISDIWGLEFDGSDRTIDTHVKKLRKKFAGDPPPFEIASIRGLGYRLTGAADD
- a CDS encoding efflux RND transporter permease subunit; protein product: MNSLWRFILRNRSSVIMLTLALVVSGVLSAFGIQQEKYPNVEMPALVIQVKHLNHSAEEIERDITMPVESTIGNLQPYDALTSQTSAGGVIIQASYEFGTDMNKLEQEVESAVAKLGLPEGASVAYKRISTDARPVYQVALASADAAGLQQQITASLLPELGRVDGVSSVDASGLSERQLVISVDEAKAAASGIILSDISTGLKQSEYILPLGTLAEQNGKAVVNLEGRVADLAALQNTPLPSKTTPGLRLRDIATITETELAANIARYNGQPAVLLDVYKTQDSNTAEVVDQVKEQLEAFHSTVSFESNTIVDQGADVTESVQSLLHEGAFGALFTIVVILLFLRNIRATLIAVISLPLSIMGTIIVLDSMGYSLNIMTMGGMAVAVGRIVDDSIVVIENIFRWLRKEPDKSRTEILVHAVKEVAGAVTASTVATVVVFVPLAFVKGIVGEFFRPFSLAVVVSILLSLLIAFVLIPVLAALLFKKLPEHSESTRLSKGYTRLLQQAVAHKAMVLLVALAMLAGSVFFASSISKSFLPSEASQALKIRLDLPVTASLEQTDAMARIVEEQLTKMEQVEYVQAFVGSSGNVQRLQQNKTGDYTAELQVGLSSESEMQSIREELEQSLPALVQTGYPAASVTIDELVKDGPPSGSNVEVILSGESMTDLLAASAQAYDMMEQKSDLKNQSTSAAQLQNEYTLTLKDTARQKGVSPGLIYQQVKDRLQPVSIGILNLEDQHYQTTLRYNQDVAGAEALMGIKVATASGPALLGDLAEAEVIEVPATIQHQNGKLAVKLTAMSSGEEIGTVTKELKGDMAALSLPDGVSWEVGGGQKLMQDGFKDLGTAMLLAVVLVFIVLFITFGGCITPVVILSSLLFVPFGSLGALYLAGESLSMSGMIGMLMLIGIVVTNAVVMLERIETNRRSGMAITEAVMEACVVRVRPIVMTALATVCALIPLALSQSGSGVISKGLAISVIGGLSTSTLLTLVFIPVVYSLLGKWRRL